In a single window of the Renibacterium salmoninarum ATCC 33209 genome:
- a CDS encoding molybdopterin-dependent oxidoreductase, whose translation MRRQTNRWAFLSGLLAVGVAVLVGELIAAWLSPSISPVTAVGGSVIDALPPGVKDWAISLFGTADKTVFISVMALAIGILAGLAGVLESRRRYWGVVGIAAFGVLGAVSVLSRAQGSVVAAAAPVVVAVLGIILLRAFIDRLVAWQSQPEASNGVQRRVFLRTLSFGAAGAVIAGLVTGVVRGSLASYQAARDKLRLPTPSQAAAPIPAGAQLELAGLEPLVTPNEGFYRIDTALSVPVINPDNWQLKVTGMVDREVTISMAELLSQPMIEQYVTIACVSNEVGGNLIGNARWLGWPVRELLAKAGVKAGADMVLSRSQDGFTASTPLEALTDDRGSIIAVGMNSELLPLEHGFPARMIVPGLYGYVSATKWITELKVTTFAADLAYWSTRGWSDHGPIKQSSRIDTPRSGASVTSGELAIGGSAWAQTKGISAVEVQVDYGGWQRAELAAGISADTWVQWKASVALPPGQHTVQVRSTDAAGNLQSAQIAPPAPDGSSGYHSIRVSAK comes from the coding sequence ATGAGGCGGCAAACTAATCGTTGGGCCTTTTTGAGCGGACTCCTGGCAGTTGGCGTAGCGGTGCTGGTTGGCGAACTCATTGCCGCCTGGCTGAGCCCGTCGATTTCTCCGGTGACCGCAGTTGGCGGTTCGGTCATCGACGCGTTGCCACCCGGGGTCAAAGATTGGGCAATTTCACTCTTTGGCACAGCAGACAAAACAGTTTTCATCTCAGTTATGGCCCTAGCGATTGGTATTTTGGCTGGTCTGGCTGGCGTCCTTGAATCGCGACGTCGATACTGGGGTGTCGTCGGTATTGCCGCGTTCGGGGTTTTGGGCGCAGTCTCTGTTTTGAGCCGCGCGCAGGGCAGCGTGGTAGCCGCGGCAGCACCAGTAGTCGTTGCGGTGCTGGGCATCATTTTATTGCGGGCTTTCATCGATCGCTTAGTTGCCTGGCAAAGCCAGCCAGAAGCCAGCAATGGTGTGCAGCGGAGAGTCTTTTTACGCACGCTCAGCTTCGGGGCTGCCGGTGCGGTCATCGCTGGTTTGGTGACCGGGGTGGTGCGCGGCTCGCTTGCGAGCTACCAAGCGGCGCGAGACAAACTGCGCCTGCCCACACCCAGCCAGGCAGCAGCACCAATTCCGGCCGGTGCGCAACTAGAGCTTGCCGGCCTTGAGCCTTTGGTGACGCCTAACGAGGGGTTTTACCGAATAGACACTGCGTTGTCAGTTCCGGTGATCAATCCGGATAACTGGCAACTTAAAGTCACCGGCATGGTTGACCGAGAAGTGACGATCAGCATGGCGGAATTACTCAGTCAGCCGATGATTGAGCAGTACGTAACTATCGCCTGCGTCTCCAACGAAGTTGGCGGAAACCTGATTGGCAACGCTCGCTGGCTGGGCTGGCCGGTACGAGAGCTGCTTGCCAAGGCAGGAGTCAAAGCAGGGGCGGATATGGTGCTTTCGCGCTCGCAGGACGGCTTTACCGCGAGTACACCCCTGGAAGCGCTCACCGACGATCGCGGTTCGATTATCGCCGTCGGTATGAACAGTGAACTATTGCCCTTGGAACATGGCTTCCCGGCACGCATGATTGTGCCAGGGCTGTACGGCTACGTCTCGGCAACCAAGTGGATCACTGAACTCAAGGTCACAACTTTTGCCGCGGACCTGGCGTATTGGTCCACTCGCGGCTGGTCTGATCATGGTCCGATCAAACAATCGTCGCGGATTGACACGCCGCGTAGCGGTGCTTCGGTGACTTCAGGGGAGCTGGCGATTGGCGGTTCAGCCTGGGCCCAGACTAAGGGAATATCTGCCGTAGAAGTCCAGGTTGACTATGGCGGCTGGCAGCGAGCCGAGCTGGCAGCGGGTATTTCGGCAGATACTTGGGTGCAATGGAAAGCTTCCGTGGCCTTGCCACCAGGCCAGCACACCGTCCAAGTTCGTTCCACCGATGCCGCTGGAAATTTGCAGAGTGCGCAAATTGCGCCGCCCGCGCCGGATGGGTCCAGCGGATATCACTCGATCCGAGTCAGCGCAAAGTAG
- a CDS encoding glycosyltransferase family 2 protein — MKQIDIVFPCLDEAAALPIVLAALPKNSRAIVVDNGSTDGSAEIAAAAGALVVHEPRRGFGSAAHAGLLAATAPLVAFCDADASLDPGLLDGFRTLLASGAADMVIGARKPERGAWPLHARLANKFLAQQIRSKTGYRLSDMGPLRLANRQDLLDLNLQDRCSGYPLEMVLSAHRAGLKIIEQPTPYRPREGKSKVTGTVRGTFNAVWDMSRHLRAYS, encoded by the coding sequence GTGAAGCAGATCGATATCGTTTTTCCTTGTCTGGACGAAGCGGCAGCATTGCCCATCGTGCTAGCGGCTCTGCCCAAGAATTCCCGCGCCATCGTGGTCGATAACGGCAGTACTGACGGCTCAGCTGAAATCGCTGCCGCGGCTGGCGCACTCGTGGTGCACGAACCGCGACGCGGCTTCGGCAGTGCCGCACATGCGGGTCTTTTGGCTGCAACGGCTCCGCTGGTTGCCTTTTGTGATGCAGATGCTTCACTCGATCCAGGACTTCTGGACGGCTTTCGCACGCTATTGGCATCTGGCGCTGCCGATATGGTGATTGGCGCACGCAAACCAGAACGTGGCGCTTGGCCTTTGCATGCCCGGCTTGCCAATAAGTTCTTGGCCCAACAGATTAGATCAAAAACCGGGTACCGGCTCAGTGATATGGGCCCGCTACGGCTGGCAAACAGACAAGATCTCCTCGATTTGAATCTTCAAGACCGATGTAGCGGCTACCCTTTGGAAATGGTGCTCTCTGCGCATCGAGCCGGTTTGAAAATCATCGAACAACCCACGCCCTACCGACCACGCGAAGGCAAGTCCAAGGTCACCGGTACGGTACGAGGCACGTTCAACGCAGTATGGGACATGTCACGGCACTTGCGAGCGTACTCATGA
- the moaA gene encoding GTP 3',8-cyclase MoaA has protein sequence MSSTSSPTAIARPADAPAAISAGLLDWFGRRATDLRISLTDKCNLRCSYCMPAEGLNWLPKNQVLTGVEIARLVRIGVEQLGVRELRLTGGEPLVRADLVEIIAAIRADHPELPISMTTNAVGLAKKAASLKAAGLSRINVSLDSLHPGTFQQLTRRPFLDQVLAGNDAALLAELTPMKVNAVLMRGINEAEAPDLLAWSLARGIELRFIEQMPLDADHGWTREGMVTAAHMRALLSNRFDLSPDPRRRDGAPAERFEVRLAGKSKLLGTVGIIASVTEPFCADCRRTRITAEGKVMSCLFSREETDLLALLRGTEDDDAIARRWQEAMWGKPKARGMDHVGLDSADYVQSERSMSAIGG, from the coding sequence ATGTCCTCGACCAGCTCCCCGACCGCCATCGCCCGCCCGGCGGATGCGCCCGCGGCGATCAGCGCCGGGTTGCTGGACTGGTTTGGCCGCAGGGCCACTGATCTAAGGATCTCACTGACGGACAAATGCAATCTGCGCTGCAGCTATTGCATGCCAGCTGAGGGACTCAATTGGTTGCCAAAAAACCAAGTGCTCACCGGCGTCGAAATTGCCCGGCTCGTGCGCATCGGCGTCGAGCAGCTGGGTGTGCGCGAGCTGCGGCTCACCGGCGGAGAGCCTTTGGTTCGGGCGGACTTAGTGGAGATTATTGCTGCCATTCGAGCAGATCACCCTGAACTGCCAATTTCCATGACCACCAATGCTGTGGGGCTAGCAAAGAAGGCCGCCTCGCTGAAGGCTGCGGGCCTGAGTCGGATCAACGTTTCCTTAGATTCACTGCATCCAGGCACTTTTCAACAACTCACACGCCGACCGTTCCTGGACCAGGTCTTAGCCGGGAATGACGCCGCTTTGTTGGCCGAGCTAACACCGATGAAAGTTAATGCGGTGCTGATGCGCGGTATCAATGAAGCTGAGGCTCCGGACCTGCTGGCCTGGTCTTTAGCGCGGGGCATTGAACTACGTTTCATCGAACAAATGCCTTTGGACGCCGATCACGGTTGGACGCGGGAGGGCATGGTGACCGCAGCACACATGCGAGCTTTGCTCAGCAATCGGTTTGACCTCAGCCCCGACCCCCGGCGACGCGATGGTGCACCAGCAGAACGATTCGAAGTCCGGCTCGCTGGAAAATCAAAATTGCTCGGCACCGTTGGCATCATCGCCTCGGTGACTGAACCGTTTTGCGCGGATTGCCGGCGCACCCGGATTACCGCGGAAGGCAAGGTAATGAGTTGCCTTTTCTCTCGCGAGGAGACCGATCTGCTGGCCCTCTTGCGGGGCACGGAGGACGACGACGCCATCGCCCGGCGTTGGCAAGAGGCTATGTGGGGCAAGCCTAAAGCACGCGGTATGGATCATGTAGGGCTTGATTCAGCGGACTATGTGCAGTCGGAGCGCAGCATGAGCGCTATCGGCGGCTGA
- a CDS encoding sensor histidine kinase yields the protein MCLERLNGLVAVPGNPFLGARLGGCDWRAYPGRTPVAQTSVNRGANLPCGGCHGGGLGNGLNSMFISAKDVEFLWYILAVAAAVALVVALVLGLGLSRYTSGLTKAAHNIGLGQTVAPKKLMSSELAGLATELQATSEKLDESRRREAAMEEARRELVSWVSHDLRTPLASMKAMTEALEDGVVTDVSGYHRKIIAQADQMAVLVNDLLELSKIQSGSLTLNTGPIDLYDLVSDAIADLAPLAAAKSIQIDGKAVISTVVNADSALICRMIRNLIVNAISYSPERSVISLSSGMHGDSVEIVVRDQCGGIDPADLDRLFDMGWRKSTERSKSAFSGAGVGLSTVAGIVAAHHGQVTVDNTEDGCRFIVRIPYEVKA from the coding sequence ATGTGCCTGGAGCGGCTTAACGGCCTGGTCGCAGTTCCTGGTAATCCTTTCCTGGGTGCTCGGTTGGGCGGTTGCGATTGGCGCGCTTACCCTGGTCGCACTCCGGTTGCTCAGACGAGCGTCAATCGTGGTGCAAATCTGCCTTGTGGTGGTTGCCACGGTGGCGGTCTTGGTAACGGGCTGAATTCGATGTTTATCTCTGCGAAAGACGTTGAGTTCCTTTGGTACATCCTTGCGGTGGCTGCTGCGGTCGCCCTAGTAGTTGCCTTGGTATTAGGACTGGGCCTTTCGCGTTACACCTCCGGGCTGACCAAAGCAGCGCACAACATTGGCTTGGGGCAAACCGTGGCACCGAAGAAACTTATGAGCTCGGAACTAGCTGGCTTAGCAACTGAACTGCAAGCCACGAGCGAAAAACTTGATGAATCACGACGTCGTGAAGCGGCCATGGAGGAGGCCAGGCGAGAGCTAGTCTCCTGGGTGTCGCATGATTTGCGAACTCCGCTAGCAAGTATGAAAGCGATGACCGAAGCGCTTGAAGACGGCGTGGTCACAGACGTCTCTGGCTACCATCGCAAGATTATTGCGCAAGCTGATCAAATGGCTGTTCTGGTCAATGACTTACTGGAGCTGTCAAAGATTCAATCGGGTTCGCTGACGTTAAATACTGGGCCAATTGACCTTTATGACCTGGTCTCTGACGCTATTGCAGATCTGGCGCCGTTGGCTGCAGCGAAAAGCATCCAGATTGACGGCAAAGCGGTAATCTCCACTGTGGTCAACGCCGATAGCGCACTCATTTGCCGAATGATCCGAAACCTTATTGTGAATGCCATTAGCTACTCGCCCGAACGGTCCGTGATCAGTCTCTCGAGCGGAATGCATGGTGATAGCGTCGAGATTGTCGTGCGCGATCAATGCGGAGGCATCGATCCTGCGGACCTAGACCGGCTGTTCGACATGGGTTGGCGTAAAAGCACCGAACGGTCTAAATCTGCCTTCAGCGGCGCTGGCGTTGGTCTCAGTACAGTCGCAGGAATTGTGGCCGCTCATCACGGCCAAGTGACCGTAGACAATACCGAAGATGGCTGCCGATTCATCGTCCGAATTCCTTATGAGGTGAAAGCATGA
- a CDS encoding TIGR04282 family arsenosugar biosynthesis glycosyltransferase yields MSQPSRVNQLSITVIAKECLPGNVKTRLTPPLEPAQGAALAQSSLSQTLRTVRKLPAQQRLLIFDGTPTSVDREGFTVVPQGSGGLDARLAAICSAVTGPLLIVGMDTPQLDAAALQPLLSDWSGDSAEYDAWFGPADDGGFWALALATPDPELILGVPMSSADTGRVQLARLEAAGLTVGTLPALRDVDYFNDAQYVASQCPGSEFANYVEALNVEMANSQGVNR; encoded by the coding sequence ATGAGCCAGCCAAGCCGAGTGAACCAGCTGAGCATCACGGTAATTGCCAAAGAATGCTTGCCGGGAAACGTCAAAACTAGGCTAACTCCCCCGCTTGAACCAGCTCAAGGAGCTGCGCTAGCGCAAAGTAGCCTGAGCCAAACATTGCGAACTGTGCGAAAGCTTCCAGCTCAGCAGCGACTATTAATTTTTGACGGCACCCCGACCTCGGTTGATCGAGAAGGCTTCACCGTAGTCCCGCAAGGTTCGGGCGGCTTAGATGCGCGCCTGGCGGCAATCTGCTCCGCGGTCACTGGCCCGCTGTTGATTGTGGGCATGGACACCCCGCAGCTCGACGCCGCTGCGTTGCAGCCGCTGCTTTCTGATTGGTCCGGTGATTCCGCCGAATATGACGCTTGGTTTGGCCCCGCAGATGACGGCGGGTTCTGGGCCCTAGCGCTGGCAACTCCGGATCCGGAACTCATCCTGGGCGTACCAATGTCCAGCGCGGATACCGGGCGGGTGCAGCTCGCTCGACTCGAAGCGGCCGGGCTAACCGTAGGTACGCTGCCGGCGTTGCGTGATGTGGATTATTTCAACGACGCCCAGTATGTGGCGAGCCAATGTCCCGGTAGCGAATTTGCCAACTACGTTGAGGCATTGAACGTTGAAATGGCCAATAGCCAAGGAGTCAATCGATGA
- the modA gene encoding molybdate ABC transporter substrate-binding protein produces the protein MTYRARTATVGLIAAVAIPALAACSAPAPAGSSQASGSSAAATGQITVFAAASLTDVMKTLTDKYHQETPGVQFTLSYAASSQLVPQLTSGASADVLVTADEASIAAIPQNTILAPGTTIIASNEIALAVAPGNPGKIGSLEDASKDSKIAVCAPAVPCGRAAQRVLDAAKLSLNGPSQENAVRAVLTKASAGQVDAGFVYSTDVKAAASQGLTSVKLNDPSPNKYPMALTTAAAKKPEVLGFKTWLAGPEAAGILADAGFGPGSASTASGTASGK, from the coding sequence ATGACTTATCGCGCACGTACTGCCACTGTTGGCCTGATCGCGGCCGTTGCCATTCCGGCACTTGCTGCTTGCTCGGCTCCCGCTCCCGCCGGATCGAGCCAGGCATCGGGCTCGAGCGCCGCCGCGACCGGCCAAATTACCGTTTTCGCGGCAGCCTCATTGACCGATGTCATGAAAACTTTGACCGATAAATATCATCAAGAAACCCCTGGCGTGCAGTTCACCTTGAGTTACGCGGCAAGTTCACAATTGGTTCCACAGCTGACTTCTGGTGCTTCCGCTGATGTTTTAGTCACCGCTGACGAAGCATCCATTGCGGCAATCCCGCAAAATACCATCCTGGCTCCAGGGACGACCATTATTGCGAGCAATGAAATTGCCTTGGCCGTGGCTCCCGGTAATCCGGGCAAGATCGGTTCGCTCGAAGACGCCAGTAAGGACAGCAAGATTGCGGTTTGTGCTCCAGCGGTTCCTTGTGGACGGGCAGCTCAGCGCGTGCTGGATGCGGCTAAATTGTCCCTGAACGGACCAAGCCAGGAAAACGCTGTGCGTGCCGTCCTGACTAAAGCCTCGGCAGGCCAAGTCGACGCCGGATTTGTTTACAGTACTGATGTAAAAGCTGCCGCGAGTCAGGGTCTGACAAGCGTGAAGCTCAATGACCCCTCGCCGAACAAATATCCGATGGCCTTGACCACTGCAGCTGCTAAGAAGCCAGAGGTTTTGGGTTTCAAGACCTGGCTGGCTGGACCAGAAGCCGCCGGAATCTTGGCCGACGCCGGGTTCGGACCGGGCAGTGCAAGTACCGCGAGCGGTACCGCCTCCGGCAAGTAA
- a CDS encoding ABC transporter permease, protein MRQFVSSTVPRWLWAPVGIGLFLLAGPLVALVVRAPWSDLPSLLTSPEALQSLSLSLLTSAASTLVCLLLGTPLAVVLSKVRAWWIGPARGLLLIPLVLSPVVSGIALLYFWGRNGLFGSVLSQFGIDVGFSPWAVILVQVFVSLPFFVISALTSLNAVDPELEMVAATSGANAGQILRHITAPLAMPGILVGSLLAFARSLGEYGATITFAGSIAGRTRTLPLQIELSLNSNQPQAALGISLMLIAIYLIVLLLARIGTSTLLPAPLRPGR, encoded by the coding sequence ATGCGTCAGTTCGTCTCCTCAACGGTGCCCCGGTGGCTCTGGGCCCCGGTGGGCATCGGCCTCTTTTTATTGGCCGGACCGTTGGTCGCTCTTGTTGTGCGGGCGCCATGGTCAGACCTGCCATCGCTGCTGACTAGCCCCGAGGCGCTGCAGTCCCTGAGCTTGTCTTTGCTCACTTCCGCGGCGTCTACCCTGGTTTGCCTACTCTTGGGTACGCCATTGGCCGTGGTGTTGAGCAAGGTGAGGGCCTGGTGGATTGGACCCGCCAGAGGTCTTTTGCTTATTCCGTTGGTTTTGTCGCCGGTGGTCTCGGGCATCGCATTGCTTTATTTTTGGGGTCGCAACGGGCTTTTCGGCTCGGTGCTTAGCCAGTTCGGGATCGACGTCGGATTTAGCCCGTGGGCCGTCATTTTGGTGCAAGTCTTCGTCTCCTTGCCGTTTTTCGTGATCTCAGCGCTGACTAGTCTCAATGCAGTTGATCCGGAGCTGGAAATGGTTGCCGCAACGAGTGGTGCCAATGCCGGGCAAATTCTGCGCCACATTACTGCTCCGCTGGCGATGCCCGGAATTCTGGTTGGCTCGTTATTAGCGTTCGCTAGATCCCTGGGGGAGTACGGGGCAACTATCACTTTTGCTGGTTCGATTGCGGGCCGAACGCGCACCTTGCCGCTGCAAATTGAACTCAGTCTCAACTCCAACCAGCCGCAGGCTGCACTGGGTATTTCGTTGATGTTGATTGCGATCTATTTGATCGTTTTGTTGTTGGCCAGAATCGGCACCAGCACGCTGCTGCCAGCGCCATTGCGGCCGGGACGCTGA
- a CDS encoding MoaD/ThiS family protein — protein sequence MLIRYFAAARAAAGFEQETIEIADGVELAELCTLLARQHPTSASASVPALEVLLPRCSFLRNGMVLKLQANQTTQTALNAQTGSLLANTDVIDVLPPFAGG from the coding sequence ATGTTGATCAGATACTTTGCTGCGGCGCGCGCGGCTGCCGGCTTTGAGCAGGAGACCATTGAGATTGCCGACGGCGTCGAGCTAGCTGAGTTATGCACGCTACTTGCTCGTCAACATCCGACGTCGGCCTCGGCATCTGTACCCGCGCTTGAGGTCTTACTCCCTCGCTGTTCGTTCTTACGCAACGGTATGGTGTTGAAGCTGCAAGCCAATCAGACGACCCAGACCGCACTGAATGCACAGACCGGCAGCCTGCTGGCCAATACCGACGTCATAGATGTGCTGCCACCGTTTGCCGGCGGCTAA
- a CDS encoding molybdopterin-dependent oxidoreductase: MRSTRLVVVLGRLLGPAFLICFGTGIFSHYLQEPGDATFFLTRPVWIYQLTQGIHITVGIAAIPLLLAKLWTVYPELLKWPPIKNVWHALERASIALFVSASLIELTIGLINTYKWYPWPFPFRQTHYWLAWIIVGSLALHIAVKLPLIVEHWRKRPEHAGAPRPAGRWSRRGFLAAVGLGSVALVVTTAGQSFAWLAPFNIFAPRKMGTGPQSIPVNRTASEARVEKLAADPLWALHINFRDQLAAYTLEQLKAMPLSEHNLPIACVEGWSQYANWRGVPIRNLIALVGAPADSLLKITSLEPDGGYRIMTMPAAYTEDEQTLVALQLNGETLDMDHGYPARIIAPGRPGVLQTKWLKSVEVLG, encoded by the coding sequence GTGCGGTCCACCCGCTTGGTAGTAGTACTTGGACGCCTGTTAGGCCCGGCGTTCTTGATTTGCTTCGGCACCGGAATTTTTTCGCATTATTTACAAGAGCCCGGCGATGCGACATTTTTTCTGACCAGACCAGTTTGGATCTATCAACTGACCCAAGGCATCCACATAACTGTTGGTATTGCCGCGATTCCGCTGCTGTTAGCAAAACTCTGGACGGTCTACCCCGAGTTACTCAAATGGCCGCCGATTAAGAATGTTTGGCACGCACTTGAACGTGCTTCGATCGCCTTATTCGTCTCAGCTTCGCTCATCGAACTGACCATCGGGCTGATTAATACCTATAAGTGGTATCCCTGGCCTTTCCCGTTCCGGCAGACGCATTATTGGCTAGCATGGATCATCGTGGGTTCCTTGGCGCTACATATTGCGGTCAAGCTGCCGCTCATTGTGGAGCACTGGCGTAAACGTCCAGAGCACGCTGGCGCGCCACGGCCGGCGGGGCGATGGTCACGCCGAGGTTTCCTGGCCGCCGTCGGACTCGGTTCCGTAGCTTTAGTGGTGACCACGGCTGGTCAATCCTTTGCTTGGCTGGCGCCATTCAACATCTTTGCGCCTCGCAAGATGGGTACCGGTCCGCAGTCCATTCCAGTGAACAGAACCGCTTCAGAAGCCCGGGTAGAGAAGCTAGCTGCCGATCCGCTCTGGGCTTTGCATATCAATTTCCGCGATCAGCTTGCGGCGTACACGTTGGAGCAGCTTAAAGCCATGCCGCTCAGCGAGCACAACTTGCCCATAGCCTGTGTGGAAGGTTGGAGCCAGTACGCCAACTGGCGGGGCGTGCCCATCCGGAATTTGATCGCGTTGGTCGGGGCGCCCGCTGATTCGCTGCTGAAAATTACCTCACTGGAACCTGACGGCGGTTATCGGATTATGACCATGCCGGCCGCCTATACCGAGGACGAGCAAACCCTGGTCGCCCTCCAGCTCAATGGTGAAACGCTAGATATGGACCACGGTTACCCGGCTCGGATCATTGCCCCTGGCCGTCCTGGGGTTTTGCAGACTAAATGGCTCAAAAGTGTCGAGGTGCTTGGATGA
- a CDS encoding glycosyltransferase 87 family protein translates to MHSIKKPWLWASVALVVLLSAMIWCTVDLVRWSWLVPGLQRRSDQSSIAMLLLTMACWLVFILAIFALRKALPRDGASPKARRLGTVVILLGSLLMGAAALSAAPSTSNDSARYAWDGIVQKAGISPYDRVPADPALSALRPSWLFQPETAKGDCDASIFPAIAERTAGECYAVNRPNVPTIYPPSAEIYFFLVRLALPAEVGFIGFQLAGLLVGLGVTAGLLRLSRRSTLPLDRVAWWAWSPLLIFEGINNAHVDLIGSALLLLAVVCLARGEVLSSGVAFGAAVAAKLIPVVAAPGMLYRKPWHFIATSLGTFALLYVPYVLLSGLAVLGYLPGYLNEEGYDSDKQTTRFALLTLIFPQKTAVVVGALILLALAIVIWRRTDPSRPWDGQALLISVILLVVSPNYVWYAFLLLPFILLSGRFEYSSWCWL, encoded by the coding sequence ATGCATTCGATCAAAAAGCCCTGGCTGTGGGCCTCAGTAGCTTTGGTCGTGCTGCTTTCAGCGATGATTTGGTGCACTGTTGATCTGGTCCGTTGGTCCTGGTTGGTGCCGGGATTGCAGCGCCGTTCAGACCAATCCAGCATCGCAATGCTTCTACTCACCATGGCCTGTTGGTTGGTTTTCATCCTGGCAATCTTCGCGCTACGAAAGGCGCTACCTCGGGACGGAGCCAGCCCGAAGGCACGACGGCTCGGCACGGTAGTGATCTTGCTGGGTTCCTTGCTCATGGGTGCTGCGGCGCTGAGTGCTGCGCCCTCCACAAGTAATGACTCTGCGCGCTATGCCTGGGACGGCATCGTACAAAAAGCGGGTATCTCTCCGTACGATCGGGTGCCCGCTGATCCGGCGCTCAGTGCGCTCCGACCATCTTGGCTGTTTCAACCGGAAACGGCTAAAGGCGACTGTGATGCAAGCATTTTCCCGGCCATTGCGGAGCGCACGGCCGGCGAGTGCTACGCGGTAAACCGGCCAAATGTGCCCACTATCTACCCGCCGAGCGCCGAAATCTATTTCTTCCTGGTCCGGTTAGCGCTGCCAGCAGAAGTAGGCTTTATTGGTTTCCAGCTTGCTGGCCTGTTGGTTGGTCTGGGCGTAACCGCGGGATTGCTGCGTTTGTCTCGACGTTCAACACTACCGCTGGATCGCGTTGCCTGGTGGGCATGGAGCCCACTGCTAATTTTCGAAGGCATCAACAACGCCCACGTCGATTTAATCGGCTCGGCTTTATTATTGCTCGCGGTGGTGTGCCTAGCTCGGGGCGAGGTCCTCAGCTCCGGAGTTGCCTTTGGCGCAGCCGTTGCGGCGAAACTGATTCCCGTTGTAGCGGCCCCTGGCATGCTCTACCGCAAACCTTGGCATTTTATAGCTACCTCTTTAGGCACTTTTGCGCTGCTTTATGTGCCGTATGTTTTGCTCTCCGGGCTAGCGGTCTTGGGCTACCTACCGGGATATCTGAACGAAGAAGGCTACGACTCAGACAAACAAACTACTCGTTTTGCCTTACTCACGCTGATCTTTCCGCAAAAAACCGCGGTTGTGGTGGGGGCACTCATTCTGCTAGCGCTGGCTATTGTTATCTGGCGGCGTACTGACCCGAGCAGGCCTTGGGATGGTCAAGCATTGCTGATCTCCGTCATTCTGCTGGTAGTCAGTCCCAATTACGTTTGGTACGCCTTCTTACTTTTGCCGTTTATTCTGCTGAGTGGGAGATTCGAATATTCATCGTGGTGTTGGCTTTGA
- a CDS encoding response regulator transcription factor, which produces MPQGPATPEVGNRKILLVEDEELIAQVVRDYLVKAGYQVELANDGFTALHLASASNPDLIILDRMLPGLDGAEVCRRIRQTMSMPIILLTALGTEDDRILGLEMGADDYVTKPVSPRELVLRVNSVLRRSVKEFTPEPVVELAGFVLNPASRVVSLNGVDLALTAREFDLLAFFLRRPNQVFSREDLIRAVWGWDFGDLSTVTVHVRRLREKIEQNPTQPLLLHTVRGLGYRFDVPGAA; this is translated from the coding sequence ATGCCGCAGGGGCCGGCCACCCCGGAAGTGGGCAACCGAAAGATCCTTCTTGTCGAGGACGAGGAGTTGATCGCTCAAGTCGTGCGCGACTATCTTGTCAAAGCTGGTTACCAAGTTGAACTAGCTAATGATGGCTTCACTGCTTTGCACTTGGCTTCCGCATCAAACCCGGACCTCATCATCTTGGATCGGATGCTGCCGGGACTAGACGGTGCAGAGGTTTGCCGTCGGATCAGACAGACCATGAGTATGCCGATTATTCTGCTTACCGCCCTTGGCACCGAAGACGATCGTATTCTGGGCTTGGAAATGGGTGCCGATGATTACGTGACAAAGCCGGTTTCGCCGCGTGAACTGGTCTTGAGAGTCAATTCAGTGCTTCGGCGCAGTGTCAAAGAATTCACTCCGGAGCCTGTCGTCGAATTGGCCGGATTTGTGCTTAACCCGGCTTCGCGGGTAGTGAGTTTGAATGGCGTTGACCTTGCTTTGACGGCGCGCGAGTTTGATTTACTGGCGTTTTTCTTACGCCGGCCCAACCAGGTGTTTAGCCGGGAGGATCTTATCCGGGCCGTCTGGGGTTGGGACTTTGGCGATTTATCTACGGTGACCGTGCACGTACGTCGTTTGCGGGAAAAGATTGAGCAAAACCCTACGCAGCCGCTGCTTTTGCACACGGTGCGGGGTCTGGGTTACCGCTTCGATGTGCCTGGAGCGGCTTAA